The following proteins are encoded in a genomic region of Dyadobacter sp. UC 10:
- a CDS encoding TetR family transcriptional regulator C-terminal domain-containing protein has product MATKLKELPAAAQEITSEKITELFMHYCLENNKKPESVYLFCKQNGMAEKDFYKHFSSIDAIEKSVFVSFHKLAVQLMDQSEDIALLGFRDKLLTYYYTYFEILTANRSYVILTLKEGKNRLNSLLKLKDFRTHFKAFISQVSEGYLKAKSERIRKAQQDALEEGAWIQFLVTLKFWLDDESIGFEKTDLFIEKSIRATFDLIDTTPLESVIDFGKFLIKETLR; this is encoded by the coding sequence ATGGCAACGAAATTAAAAGAACTTCCGGCCGCTGCACAGGAGATTACCTCCGAAAAAATCACTGAGTTATTCATGCATTATTGTTTGGAGAACAACAAAAAGCCCGAGTCGGTGTATTTGTTCTGCAAGCAAAACGGAATGGCAGAAAAGGATTTTTACAAACACTTTTCGTCGATCGACGCGATTGAAAAAAGTGTATTTGTAAGTTTCCACAAGCTGGCTGTGCAGCTGATGGATCAAAGCGAAGATATTGCATTGCTGGGATTCCGGGATAAACTACTAACCTATTATTATACCTATTTCGAAATCCTGACAGCCAACAGGAGCTATGTCATACTGACTTTGAAAGAAGGTAAAAACAGGCTGAACAGTCTTCTCAAGCTGAAAGACTTCCGGACTCATTTTAAGGCATTCATCTCCCAGGTCAGCGAGGGTTACCTCAAAGCAAAAAGCGAGCGGATCCGCAAGGCGCAGCAGGATGCATTGGAAGAAGGCGCCTGGATTCAGTTTCTGGTTACATTGAAATTCTGGCTCGACGACGAGTCGATCGGATTTGAAAAAACCGACCTGTTTATTGAAAAATCAATCCGGGCCACATTCGACCTGATTGATACCACTCCATTAGAAAGTGTTATTGATTTTGGAAAATTTCTCATT